The genomic DNA gaggcgAAGGGACTGAcccccaagatcacccagcaagtCAGGGCCAAAGAACCCAGGAACCCTGGCTCCCTGTACCCCCTGTTGTAACCAGTAGACCATGCTACCCTCCTAGACCCAgcgatagaacccaggagccctgactcccagcctgctctgctgctgtgATCCACTAGACCCCTCTCAAAGCTAGAagtaacccaggagtcctgactcccatcctTGCCCCTGctataaccactagaccccactctcttTGCAGAGCTGGGCATAGgaccctggagtcctgccccccagtcCCTCCGTTCTAACCACTAGCCACCCCCACCAGAGGCaggtagagaacccaggagcccctTAGAGCGGCGACCTCCCCAGAGCAGCTGCCCCTACCTGGGAGCGGCGCCGGCTGTGTTGGTTGTGGTGGATGGTGCGCCGGCGCTGCCACCGGTGGATGGAGTCCTGTGCTTCGATGCTGATCTGCCGGGTTACCATGGCCGACTGGAAGTTGCTGATGTGGTAAAGAGCCCCGAACCAGGTGGTGAGGTAGTAGCCGCCTGCAGAAGGGGGGAGGAATGCGGGGCTCAGACGTCAGGGGCCCGTGGGCATGCCCGTTGCTGCTAGGGGCTGGCACACAGAGAGGATAAAAGGCCTACTACTGCTTCCGGcgaagggagacccccctctAGTCTCCATGGCCTGTTTGCTTCTCACTCGCAGTCCTGAGCTGCAAGGCAGCCAGGTAGCGCCAGCTTCCCCGCCAAGCCCTGCGAGACCCCACAAACTCAGCTCAGCCAAGGAGCCATCGGGGACCCCCGGGCACAGCTGACCAGGGCATGGTTCGACCTCAGCGACCGGCTCCCAACCCTATGAGCCACCGGGTCAGCCAGCCCAGCTGCAGGCTCACCCCTAGCAGGGGTGTCCAGCAGCAGCCTGCaggtccccagcccagctggggagggacGGGGCAAGGGCTCTGACCTTCTCCCTGCAGCTGGCTGGGGTCCAGCAGCTCCATCATGTACTCCACGTCCAGCTGCACCGCCACGATGTCGCACTTCACCAGGACGTAGGTCAGCACAGGCAGGAAGTCGTCCGCCCCATAGACCtctgagcagagagagagacacacacggTGAGAACGCCCCCCGTGGCGCCAGTCCcaagaccccggggggggggctcgaTTCCCCCCCCGACACAGGGGCTAGTCCCAATACCCCAGTGTGTGGGGgctcgatccccccccccccatacaggGGCCAGTCCCAATACTCCAGGGGGGCCGATCCCATCTCCGCAGGGACCAGTCTCAATACCTGGGGGggctgatccccccccccacagggaccAGTCTCAATATCTGGGGGGGCCGATCCCACCTCCCGCAGGGGCCAGTCCCAATACCCCAGGGAGGCCGATCCCATTCCCCGCAGGGGCCAGTCCcaatacctgtgtgtgtgtgggggggtcgatcccacccccagcaggggccAGTCCCaattccctggggtgggggggaccaaTTCCATCCCCCCCGCAGGGGCCAGTCCCAATACCTCAAGTTACGGGATGGCCACGGTATCCCACacaatcccctccccaccccgcccgaAACAGAGACCCATCAAGGCTGGGGCCGGAGATGGCAGCTCAGACAATTCACAGAGACAGGGGCAGACAGGGAGGGGGTAGGATGCCATCTTTGGGGGCTGGCGAAGTGGGTTCCCACGTGGTAGCAGGGATTCCCCCGGAGCCGGGGGCAGGTTTCCCTGGCAGCCCCGGGCAGTCCCCCCCTACCCTTGCCGCCGGTGCCGTGGTTCATGGCCTCGTAGATCAGCTTGCAGGCCTTGAGCAGCTGGGCCTCCTTCTTCTTGGGCGAGTAGGCCTGGTGCATCTGGAGCAGCTTGGCCTGGATGCGCTCGAGGGCCGGGGCGTCGGGGACGCTGGCCGTCACCCCCAGCTCCGCCAGGCTCTGGCGGCCCATGGTCAGCTGGTGATCGCGCAGCTTCTGCAGGCTCCCGTCCCGGCTGTGGAACTCCAGGAGCTGCCCGTAGACGCAGTCCCGCAGCGGCTTCAGGACGCACTTGTACAGGGCCGCCTCCACCAcggagcctgggggggggggagagatggggggggcgggggtcagaCAGGGCGTGTGCAGCCCAGCACAAGAGCTTGAGGGCTCCGGATCAGGAACCTCGTCTCCATTGGGCCTGATACACGGGGGCTCTAGTGGttaggctgggagccaggactcctgggttttatcccagctcagggaggggagtggggctagtggctagagcagggggggctgggagccaggactcctgggttctctccccagctctgggaggggagtggggctagtggctagagcagggggggctgggagccaggactcctgggttctctccccagctctgggaggggagtggggactagtggctagagcagagggggctgggagccaggactcctgggttctatcccagctgggggagggggaggggagcgcgACACCACACACACCAACCCCAAAGCACTTTGTTCTCTCCGTTAAAGCATCGCTAACACCGAATCCCGCCCCGTCTTGTGGAGCTGGGACCCGTTATCCACTGCCCTGCCCGAGCCCTGGCACCAAGCTGTCCTcccccaggagtggggggagcctctgggcccccccacagcacccagGGGCCAGGCTCGGTTCCCCTTTAAGAGCTCTCCTCCCttccggcccccccagccccagccctcagctTCCTGCCCAGGCGCTCACTGACACCCCGGAGCAGGAGCGGATGCTGCAGCGGGCTGGGGGTGGTTTGACCACAGTGGCCTTTCCGGCTGCATTTATAGACAGCGCTTCTCTTCCTGGAGGGGCTATTTATaaccccgggggggtgggggcgctaCTAGCTTACCCGTGACAGGCTCCAGCTCGGGGGGGGTCTATTCAgggacccttccccccaccaattgCCAGAGCCAACCAAGATTGGGTGGAGTCTGGGCAACCCCCACCCCGCGTGTCACACCCCCACCCCGGCGATGGGGGGGCGGGAGGTAAAATCTGTCCATGGCCTGTTCAGGCCTTGGGCGCTCTGCTGAGAAAGTGTGCAGCCGGGAAGCAGGCTGAGACCCGGCAAGCGTCTTCCATGCCAGGGGCCCGTGGGCGGGGGAATGActggggggggagcggctggCACAGGCTGGATCTAAAGTGGTGACCTCAAGGGGGGATTCACtgagccagccccccacccctgcatcgCCTTGAGAATTCCTCCCACGGGGGAGGGGACTGTGCCCCTTCTTCTGCATCGCTCACCCCgtacccagctcccccatcctatGGCCCCCCCCgtacccagctcccccatcctatggcccccccccatacccagctcccccatcctatGACCCACCCCGTACCCAGCTCCCAGCCAATCCCCATCTTCCCACCTCCCCggacccagctcctgccccctcatcctcctgcccccccgtacccagctcctgccccctcatCCTCCTGCCCCCCgtacccagctcccccatcctatGGCCCCCCCgtacccagctcccccatcctatGGTCCCCCGCGTACCCAGCTCCCAGCCAATCCCCATCTTCCCACCTCCCCgtacccagctcctgccccctcatcctcctgcccccccgtacccagctcctgccccctcatcctcctgcccccccgtacccagctcctgccccctcatCCTCCTGCCCCCCCGTACTCAGTTCCCAGATCCTATGGCCCCCCCgtacccagctcccccatcctatGGCCCCCCCCgtacccagctcccccatcctatGACCCACCCCATACCCAGCTCCCAGCCAATCCCCATCTTCCCACCTCCCCggacccagctcctgccccctcatCCTCCGGCCCCCCCgtacccagctcctgccccctcatcctcctgcccccccgtacccagctcccccatcctatGGCCCCCCCATACCCAGCTCATCTCCAACCTCCCAACCCCCCgtacccagctcccagccccccatcctACTGCCCCTACATACCCAgcctccagccactgccccctgcaACTCGAACCCAAAACCCAGCTCCCagatgcctcccctccccagctcacagaCCACCCTACCCCCTTGAGCCAGACGCCCAGGTCCCAGCTGATGGCCCccacccctttgccccccccataCCCAGCGGACCCCCCCGCCCTGTACCCAGGTCCATCTCCTCGAGGTCCCCGCACTCCCAGGCGTCCTGCAGCTCCGAGCTCTCACACAGGTAACCCTTGAGGCTGCTGATCATCTGGCGGATCTCCTGCAGCAGGTCGGTGCTGGTGGGGTGCcgggccgccccgccccgcagcaTGTGCCCCACGAAGTTCTGCACCAGGCCCCCGACGTAGGAGGCCGGATCCTGCGTCAGCTCCTGGACCCGCTTGGCCAGCCGGCGCTCAGCCGAGAGGAAGCTGGTCAGGGCGCTGCCCACGGCCGACAGCCGGTGCAGGACCCGCCCCGGCAGCGCCGCCGACTGGTGCTTCTTGCGGGGCGTGGCCGGGTGGGCGTCAGCCTCCTCTTCCACGCTGCTGACCGACAGCGAGTCCAGCTCGGGGATGGGCGGCAGGAGCAGGCTGTCCCGGGGGCCCACCAGCGAGGACTCCGAGTGGGACTTCTTCAGCGCCCAGGGGGCGTCCGAGGCCCCCTCGATCCAAGAGACCCGGTGCGGGGAGGCCGGGCCCTCCTGCCTCTCGGCCGGCGGCGGGGACGGCGAGTCCTCAGACATGTTCCAGGCCGGACGGCGCACCAGCAGCTTCCGTTTCACCGAGGCCGGTGGGGCATCATCGCCTGCTGGGGAGAGCGGGGGCGCTGAGGGACTGGCGTCTCGCTCCCCCCGTGGCGGCCCCCTGGAGCGCGGCTTGCGCCCGTTGCCCCGGGCAACGCCCCGTAGAGGACGGGATTCccaggataacaacctactacaAGGCTCGCCGCAAAAGGGAGCGACTCCTTCTAGTCTAGCTGGCCTCTAGGGGCTCCGGGATGAGGAATTTACCCCCACCTCCCTACCTCTGATCCTGAGTGCAAGGCAATTCCACCCCCCAGGAGCCTGCAATATGGGGGGACCCctgtgggagaggggaaagggagcGGCCCAGGCACTAAGGGTCAGCCAGGGTGGGCGTGTTCCCCAGATGCCACAACCCCACTGCGTCCCAGCACCCACCCGCCCCCCAAGCCCGATCCCAACAGCTCCACCCCCAAACCAATAGGCCTCTGGCACTGACCTTTGCCCGGCTCCCCCTCTTTCCCgggctctggggctcccagctgatcCGTCTCGGTGCTGGCGGGCGCCAGCGGCTTGTCCGACAGGCTGGGTCCCTGCCCGTTCCTCAGCCGGATGGTGCCCCCTCTCTCAGGCAGGTGGAATGGGGGGGGTACCCCGGCGGGGAGCCAGCCCTCGCTGCTGTGCTCCGACAGGAAGAGCGGGTTGATGATGCAGAGCGCCCCGTCCTCCGACGTCACCCGGATGGCGCAGGCCGGGCCGCTACTCTCCAGGGGGTtcgggggctcggggctggaccccatgttctcttcctcctcttcgcCTGTGGCCGATGGCTTAAAGGgaggactccagaaccctgccggGGACACCGGGCAGCAGGAGACAGACGTGAGCCCATGGGCAGACGgaacccagctgaggggtccgcGCTGTGTGCTGAGGGTAGGACACAGGCACCTTTCCTGCCCCACTCTCATGCTCTGGGGCTTATTAGTtaaagtggggtggggtggggaggaagccaggactcctgggttctattcccagctctgggaggggagtggggtctagtggttagtgcagggggggctgggagccaggactcctgggttctatccccagctctgggaggggagtggggtctagtggttagtgcagggggggctgggagccaggactcctgggttctatcctagctctgggaagggagtggggtccagtggttagagcagggaggctggggaggcaaaattcctgggttctctcaccCGGCTCCATACAGAGGTTGGACACTGACCCGACAtgaccccattccccccgccccgcccctcccccgagtgAAGATGCCTGGCTTCCTCGCGGAGGCCCTGGCTGGGGGTGAAATCGCCCTCGGGCGGGCACTTACTCATGCCCAGGGCTGCGCGGGCGTCCAGCTCGGCCCTGCCGAGGCGTTGCAAGGTGGCCGGGAGCCGCAGCGGGAGGGGCAGCACGTCCCTGCAAGCAAGAGAGACCAGGAGCCGGTGAGTGGAGAGtcgcagggagaagggggagtgcACCAAGGACCCTCCCGATGCCCACACCGGCCAGGGCCCTGCCCTCCCGGCGCCATCCAGCTCCCCCCGGACGCCCGGACTGTCCAGGGCCTCCCCAGACACCTGGAATGGAAGAAGCAGGGGTGCCACGGGGGAGGGGCATGCCCCCATGCTGGGCGCCTGCAGGAGGAAGTCACCGtggccaccctgcccccacccccgcagcttcCTCAAACCCAGGCCAGCGCCCATGACTTCCACTTCCCGGAGCACTGGGCTAGGGGTTGCCCCCATCCCTGAAGGGCGCACCTCCCCCTCCACGCACCCACAGCCCCTCGGCTAGGGTACTTTTCACccgacttggggtgggggcagcttacTGGGTCTTTAAGAGTTGAGTGGGGGgggagtcaggagtcctggctctaaccactagaccccactcccctcccagagctggggagagaacccaggagtcctggctcccagccccctgctctaaccactagacaccactcccctcccagagctggggagagaacccaggagtcctggctcccagccccctgctctaaccactagaccccactcccctcccagagctggggagagaacccaggagtcctggctcccagccccctgctctaaccactagaccccactcccctcccagagctggggagagaacccaggagtcctggctcccagccccctgctctaaccactagaccccactcccctcccagagctggggagagaacccaggagtcctggctcccagccgctaACTGATAGAGGCAAAGGCCCAGCCCTGGGGACAGGAGAGCAGAGACTCAGGGGAAGTGTCACCTGTCCCCTCCCGTCCCGTCCCCCAGCCCCGCTCACCTGCTCACAGAGAGGAAGGCGACCAGTTCCAGTAGACCCAGGAAGCGCAGTTGGGACCCTTCCAGGCAAAcagctggaagagagagagagagatggggtctGAGACACAGAGCAGGACCCCAGTGCAGCcgagaggctgggggggcagggggggctccaGGGGGCTTGCCTGACAGCAGAAGCCAGCTGGAAGTTTTCCCCAGTCGGGAGAGTCTCTTGAGCTCTTAAGAAGCGGCTTGTTCTGGGGTGAGGCACGTCACAGCTCCGGTCGGTTCCAAAGGGTGAGGGGGGCGGAATCTGAGTGACGGGGCCTCCAGTGCCTGACCCCCTCCCCAGTCTGTGCTCCCCATAGCACCAGACTGCCAGAAACCCTCCCTGATCCCAAATGCCCAATGGTGAATCAGAGGCACCAAGAAATGAAGAAACAAGGTGACGTGGAGAGtccatggcagagcaggaaaggaactcaggagtcctggctctcagccccagccccgctctacccactagaccccactcccctcccagagctggggagagaaccccggagtcctgacaaccagccccctccccgctctacccactagaccccactcccctcccagagctggggagagaaccccggagtcctgacaaccagccccctccccgctctacccactagaccccactcccctcccagagctggggagagaaccccggagtcctgacaactagccccctccctgctctacccactagaccccactcccctcccagagctggggagagaaccccggagtcctgacaaccagccccctccccgctctaactactagaacagtggttctcaaacgtctCTTTCCctgtggaccacttgaaaattgctcaGGGTCTTTGCGGAccatttaatgatctttccaaatgtcgTTTGTACCGTTACCTAACTCTTGTAAAGcatttttatccaaagcgctatatttaaaaaaaaccttaataagaataaacttttttgttctacaaataaaagcacaactCATGTTTTCATATCAGTAgttttacctttctaatgtgatgcatgtgccctctctcccctgctgcggcagccccccagctggggctgggaaggagaggggggtctctccctctctcccctgccgcggcagccccccagctggggctgggaaggaggggggagggtctctccccggcagccgcagccgtggagctggggaaagtcggcTCTTTCTCTGcccgccacagccctgcacgtcccaaattccccccaccccctcttctcatcccactgccccctcccaccgaccccctattccccccaaggccaccacctcaccttacacgCGCGTCTGCTGGGTGGCCCGTCATTCTCTCGTGTGCGGCCGCCCAGGGAATACGGGCCCAGTCCGGCCCTTAGAGGGAACTAGCCACGAACCACCTGAATGGAACTCACTGGTGGTCcccggaccacagtttgagaacctctgcactagacCCCAacggccctcccagagctggggaagagaacccaggagtcctgacacccaggccccccacccctgtcccggctctaaccactatcCGGCATTGTCCGGCACTCGCTTAAATCAGGCACAagcctgggctgtttcctgatgctcccagccctggtcCACATCGACCCCTCAGGGGCAAGACCgaggccctggctggctccagcggggcagtaCCCCGGTCCGTTCCCTTCAGGGCTGCCCCGAGTAACCCCCGCCCCGGGCACAGCACACGTCTGCAGAGATCGGCAGAGATAAGCTGCCCCGACACTTCCCAGAAGCGAGGAGGAAGCTACGGCAGGCTGCCCCGATGCCAGCGCAGGGTGGGAGCGTGggcccagctggagccttcacatCATTCACCCTGGGGCTGATGGAGGTTCTGGCTGGGCTGGCTCTGATTCACCattggatagaacccaggagtccgggtggGGGAGATTTTTCTATCCACCTGCTTGACCTTGGGCCCAGACCTGccatcgctctgtgcctcagtttcccccctcagccagctctgcaccaaGCCAAACTCCCCACACTGCGCCTTCTCCACCTCCGGCAGCTacctcctctccccagcagaTTCACAGGCCCCCACCCTTCCAACACCCCCAGCTGCGAGATGTCCACAACCTGCAGTCCCCCTGGGCTGCCAAGCCAGATGCACCTTTGAGAGAGGCCTGGCAGGAGCACCAGACAGGGAgctcggacacctgggtccctccATCCTCGGCTCCTTTACCAGGAAGAAGGAAAGGGGTTGCTGGAAGTAAAGGCGTTGCTGGCTGGGAAtgggaacccaggaatcctgggttcaatccccttCCTTGCTCCCTCCCTCTGTATGACCTTGGGTCAAGAACTGTCAATTTCCCATGCCTCATTTTACCCCATCTATCCTAAAAGGGGGGATGATTTAACCTCCCCACTAAGATGTCGTAAatgggggggaaactgaggtacagagaggggaACAGAGTTTCTCAAGGCTACACAGTGAATTAGGAGAAAAGAACCAggaggtctggctcccagcccacccccctgctctaaccactagaccccactcccctcccagagctggggatagaacacaggagtcctggctcccagctcccggctctaaccactagacgccactcccctcccagagccgaggcaagaacgcaggagtcctggctcccagctctaaccactagaccccactcccctcccagagccaaggagagaacccaggagtcctagctcccggctctaaccactagactgaaCTCCTCCCTAGCTGGGTGCTGCCCTTTCCTGCCCCACATACCTCACCAAGGAAACATGAGCTGGGCAGGGGTGAAGCTCAGAGGCTGGTGCTGAAACCCAGAGCAGCATTGCCGACGGGAGCAGCCGGCTGCgtcctggggggtgggtgggtctaGTCCGCAGCCCCTCCCCGGGGTCCCCGGCATGGCATCAGATCCTTCCCCCTCCGGCCTTTTGCTATAGCTGGGGCCCTTCCCTTTTCTTCTACAGCAGGAGGAAACAACGTCACAGACCTCAGGACTTTATGGGCCGGTTGTATCATCCAGCTGTTGTCGAGGcagtggggactagtggttagagcaggaagaactgacgtctggactcctgggttctatccccagctcggggaggggagcagggtctagtggtcagagcaggggggctaggcatccggactcctgggttctatcccccgctcagggaggggagtggtgtctagtg from Mauremys mutica isolate MM-2020 ecotype Southern chromosome 15, ASM2049712v1, whole genome shotgun sequence includes the following:
- the RINL gene encoding ras and Rab interactor-like protein → MPHVSAEDDVDPSGAGNNDSRPQRLLQNGQCQAPLTLLDRLLLTQGLWQLLSLGPEQATELLRMQPPGTFLVTGAGSGERKALSVQSSGEGHGAGAVCRFQIKEDDSAVCLEGSQLRFLGLLELVAFLSVSRDVLPLPLRLPATLQRLGRAELDARAALGMRFWSPPFKPSATGEEEEENMGSSPEPPNPLESSGPACAIRVTSEDGALCIINPLFLSEHSSEGWLPAGVPPPFHLPERGGTIRLRNGQGPSLSDKPLAPASTETDQLGAPEPGKEGEPGKGDDAPPASVKRKLLVRRPAWNMSEDSPSPPPAERQEGPASPHRVSWIEGASDAPWALKKSHSESSLVGPRDSLLLPPIPELDSLSVSSVEEEADAHPATPRKKHQSAALPGRVLHRLSAVGSALTSFLSAERRLAKRVQELTQDPASYVGGLVQNFVGHMLRGGAARHPTSTDLLQEIRQMISSLKGYLCESSELQDAWECGDLEEMDLGSVVEAALYKCVLKPLRDCVYGQLLEFHSRDGSLQKLRDHQLTMGRQSLAELGVTASVPDAPALERIQAKLLQMHQAYSPKKKEAQLLKACKLIYEAMNHGTGGKEVYGADDFLPVLTYVLVKCDIVAVQLDVEYMMELLDPSQLQGEGGYYLTTWFGALYHISNFQSAMVTRQISIEAQDSIHRWQRRRTIHHNQHSRRRSQDILYVSFQEPFTNQKAIPLPAHMTAASVCVICSKKYGVSNPEAYGLFLVTDSTSRLLAGDSRPQQIRSASLKSHSASSCFVYKLKGEEPEAPSEGDGPTPAQEPI